Proteins encoded within one genomic window of Micromonospora halotolerans:
- a CDS encoding globin domain-containing protein has protein sequence MDAGRLKQSWSLVAAHGDQVPLYFYSTLFLAHPETRQMFPTNMAGQRDRLVNALGHIVSHVDQVDRLVGFLQDLGADHRKFAVRAEHYPAVGEALLATLRHFSGEAWTDELAADWAAAYGLVAQVMMDAAQAAEAKSPPWWVAEILGHERRTFDVAVLTLRPQYLLQFTPGQSIGVSHPAVRSWRYYSPANAPRPDGTLELHVRAAPGGAVSSRLVYGCAVGDQVHLAAPVGDRLTLWQAGSSDLLLLTGGTGWAPVKSLLEQVAAEGVGRRVDLYVGARSRLEFYDSEAIDKFAASYPWLRVTYVAGSDPRRPGEFVQVADQALADGDWRSRHVYVCGSDEMVSHSVSALTAAGYQPGQLHHEGFGKHWYGPAFRTTTAPDDSGGAR, from the coding sequence GTGGACGCAGGGCGGCTCAAGCAGAGTTGGTCCCTGGTCGCCGCGCACGGCGACCAGGTGCCGCTCTACTTCTATTCGACGCTGTTCCTGGCGCACCCGGAGACCCGGCAGATGTTCCCCACGAACATGGCCGGGCAGCGGGACCGCCTGGTGAACGCGCTGGGGCACATCGTGTCCCACGTGGACCAGGTGGACCGGCTCGTCGGGTTCCTCCAGGACCTCGGCGCGGACCACCGGAAGTTCGCGGTGCGCGCCGAGCACTACCCGGCGGTCGGTGAGGCGCTGCTGGCGACGCTGCGGCACTTCTCCGGCGAGGCGTGGACCGACGAGCTGGCCGCCGACTGGGCGGCCGCGTACGGGTTGGTCGCGCAGGTGATGATGGACGCCGCGCAGGCCGCGGAGGCGAAGTCCCCGCCGTGGTGGGTGGCGGAGATCCTCGGGCACGAGCGGCGCACGTTCGACGTGGCGGTGCTGACGCTGCGGCCGCAGTACCTGCTGCAGTTCACGCCGGGCCAGTCGATCGGGGTGTCCCACCCCGCGGTGCGGTCGTGGCGGTACTACTCGCCGGCGAACGCGCCCCGCCCCGACGGGACGCTGGAGCTGCACGTGCGGGCCGCGCCGGGTGGCGCGGTGTCGTCGCGGCTGGTGTACGGCTGCGCGGTGGGCGACCAGGTGCACCTGGCCGCGCCGGTGGGTGACCGGTTGACGTTGTGGCAGGCCGGGTCGTCGGATCTGCTGCTGCTGACCGGTGGCACCGGCTGGGCGCCGGTGAAGTCCCTGCTGGAGCAGGTCGCCGCGGAGGGCGTGGGCCGCCGGGTCGACCTGTACGTGGGGGCCCGGTCCCGGCTGGAGTTCTACGACAGCGAGGCGATCGACAAGTTCGCCGCGTCGTACCCGTGGCTGCGGGTCACGTACGTGGCGGGCTCGGACCCGCGGCGGCCGGGCGAGTTCGTGCAGGTGGCGGACCAGGCCCTGGCCGACGGGGACTGGCGGTCCCGGCACGTGTACGTGTGCGGCTCCGACGAGATGGTGAGCCATTCGGTGTCGGCGCTGACCGCCGCCGGCTACCAGCCGGGCCAGCTGCACCACGAGGGTTTCGGCAAGCACTGGTACGGGCCGGCCTTCCGGACCACGACGGCCCCTGACGATTCCGGAGGTGCCCGGTGA
- a CDS encoding DivIVA domain-containing protein: MSASPISRYEGQVTGGAVQVRLSADRVRRWEFGSASFTRRGYDHADVDRFRMQVADELDQLATQLANLRAENERLNDHLELHRHGVIPSADNAAAVPAAKEVNLLSAAQREAEQIIAQAHDYARRVAEYARMQYESYMQAAAEEAKQEAERAVTEYRSTAGVNFDDSVATREALRIFGEMMISHMQAAARHLDDGSEQLSRTMERIAREVPGVAGGQPQVALPRHQR; this comes from the coding sequence GTGAGCGCGAGCCCGATCAGTAGGTACGAGGGTCAGGTGACCGGCGGCGCGGTGCAGGTGCGTCTCAGCGCCGACCGGGTGCGCCGGTGGGAGTTCGGGTCGGCGTCGTTCACCCGCCGCGGCTACGACCACGCCGACGTGGACCGGTTCCGGATGCAGGTGGCCGACGAGCTGGACCAGCTCGCCACGCAGCTGGCGAATCTGCGGGCGGAGAACGAGCGGCTCAACGACCACCTGGAGCTGCACCGGCACGGGGTGATCCCGAGCGCCGACAACGCGGCGGCGGTGCCGGCCGCGAAGGAGGTGAACCTGCTGTCGGCGGCCCAGCGGGAGGCCGAGCAGATCATCGCGCAGGCCCACGACTACGCCCGGCGGGTCGCCGAGTACGCCCGGATGCAGTACGAGAGCTACATGCAGGCCGCGGCGGAGGAGGCGAAGCAGGAGGCCGAGCGGGCGGTGACGGAGTACCGCAGCACCGCCGGGGTGAACTTCGACGACTCGGTGGCCACCCGGGAGGCCCTGCGGATCTTCGGCGAGATGATGATCTCGCACATGCAGGCGGCGGCCCGGCACCTCGACGACGGCAGCGAGCAGCTGTCGCGGACGATGGAGCGGATCGCCCGGGAGGTGCCCGGGGTGGCCGGTGGGCAGCCGCAGGTGGCGCTGCCCCGCCACCAGCGCTGA
- a CDS encoding YciI family protein, giving the protein MAKYLLLKHYRGAPAAVNDVPMDQWTPEEVSAHMRYMQDFAARLEGTGEFVDGQALSPEGTFVRYDGEGRPPVTDGPFAETKDLIAGWMVIDVDTYERAVELAGELSAAPGAGGKPIHEWLEVRPFLGDAPTITE; this is encoded by the coding sequence ATGGCCAAGTACCTGCTGCTCAAGCACTACCGGGGCGCGCCCGCGGCGGTCAACGACGTGCCGATGGACCAGTGGACGCCGGAGGAGGTCTCGGCCCACATGCGGTACATGCAGGACTTCGCCGCCCGGCTGGAGGGCACCGGCGAGTTCGTCGACGGTCAGGCGCTGTCCCCGGAGGGCACGTTCGTCCGCTACGACGGCGAGGGGCGGCCGCCGGTCACCGACGGCCCGTTCGCGGAGACCAAGGACCTCATCGCCGGCTGGATGGTGATCGACGTCGACACCTACGAGCGGGCGGTCGAGCTGGCCGGGGAGCTGTCCGCGGCCCCGGGTGCGGGTGGGAAGCCGATCCACGAGTGGCTCGAGGTGCGCCCGTTCCTGGGCGACGCCCCGACGATCACGGAGTGA
- a CDS encoding RNA polymerase sigma factor — MDEALLRALTPTVIGILVRRGADFAAAEDAVQDALVEAVRVWPEDPPRDPQGWLVTAAWRKFLDAVRADASRRHREARVEGEPAPGPGEATDDTLQLYFLCAHPSLTPASAVALTLRAVGGLTTRQIARAYLVPEATMAQRISRAKRTVSGVRFDQPGDVATVLRVLYLVFNEGYSGDVDLAGEAIRLTRELAARIDHEEVAGLLALMLLHHARRAARTGPDGRLVPLAEQDRGRWDTRLIAEGVDVLQAALARDRLGEFQAQAAIAALHADARTVEETDWVQIVEWYDELVRLTDSPVARLNRAVAVGEADGPRAGLAALAGLDPDLPRHTAVAAYLHERDGDPVTAARLYAEAARSAPSLPERDHLTRQAARLNARLRR, encoded by the coding sequence GTGGATGAGGCTCTGCTGCGGGCTCTCACCCCCACCGTGATCGGGATCCTCGTCCGCCGCGGAGCCGACTTCGCGGCGGCCGAGGATGCCGTCCAGGACGCCCTGGTCGAGGCCGTGCGGGTGTGGCCGGAGGACCCGCCGCGCGACCCCCAGGGCTGGCTGGTCACGGCGGCCTGGCGGAAGTTCCTCGACGCGGTCCGCGCCGATGCGTCCCGGCGGCACCGGGAGGCCCGCGTCGAGGGTGAGCCCGCGCCCGGGCCGGGGGAGGCGACCGACGACACGCTGCAGCTGTACTTCCTGTGCGCGCACCCGTCGCTCACGCCGGCGTCGGCCGTCGCGCTCACGCTGCGCGCGGTCGGCGGCCTGACCACGCGCCAGATCGCGCGGGCCTACCTGGTGCCGGAGGCGACCATGGCCCAGCGGATCAGCCGGGCCAAGCGGACCGTTTCGGGTGTCCGGTTCGACCAGCCCGGTGACGTGGCCACCGTGCTGCGCGTGCTGTACCTGGTGTTCAACGAGGGCTACTCCGGTGACGTCGACCTCGCCGGGGAGGCGATCCGGCTCACCCGCGAGCTGGCCGCGCGGATCGACCACGAGGAGGTCGCGGGCCTGCTGGCGCTCATGCTGCTGCACCACGCGCGGCGGGCGGCGCGTACCGGCCCGGACGGGCGGCTCGTGCCGCTGGCCGAGCAGGACCGCGGCCGGTGGGACACCCGGCTGATCGCCGAGGGCGTCGACGTGCTCCAGGCGGCGCTGGCCCGCGACCGGCTGGGGGAGTTCCAGGCCCAGGCGGCCATCGCCGCGCTCCACGCCGACGCGCGGACGGTCGAGGAGACCGACTGGGTGCAGATCGTCGAGTGGTACGACGAGCTGGTGCGCCTCACCGACAGCCCGGTGGCCCGCCTGAACCGGGCCGTGGCGGTCGGGGAGGCCGACGGCCCGCGCGCCGGCCTTGCCGCCCTCGCGGGGCTCGACCCGGACCTGCCGCGTCACACCGCCGTCGCGGCGTACCTGCACGAGCGTGACGGTGACCCGGTCACGGCGGCGCGGCTCTACGCGGAGGCGGCCCGGTCGGCGCCCAGCCTCCCCGAGCGCGACCATCTCACCCGCCAGGCGGCGCGGCTCAACGCGCGGCTGCGCCGCTGA